From a region of the Actinomycetota bacterium genome:
- a CDS encoding PadR family transcriptional regulator: protein MDKSQLLKGVLDLAVLSVLSKEDGYGYDVVRRLRAAGLEEVGDASVYGTLRRLFQQGRLTSYVVPSEEGPHRKYYGLNESGRRLLADATKQWLGFTGAMDGLLGLGREAA, encoded by the coding sequence GTGGACAAGAGCCAGCTGCTGAAGGGAGTCCTTGACCTTGCCGTCCTGTCCGTGCTTTCCAAGGAGGACGGCTACGGCTACGACGTCGTCCGGAGGCTGCGTGCAGCGGGGCTCGAGGAGGTAGGCGACGCCTCCGTCTACGGCACGCTGCGCCGGCTGTTCCAGCAGGGCCGGCTGACGTCGTACGTGGTGCCGTCCGAAGAAGGACCGCACCGCAAGTACTACGGCCTCAACGAGTCCGGACGCCGGCTGCTCGCGGACGCGACCAAGCAGTGGCTCGGCTTCACCGGCGCGATGGACGGCCTGCTCGGCCTGGGACGGGAGGCGGCATGA